The following is a genomic window from Flavobacterium crassostreae.
ATGTGGTCATAACCTGGAGCTATATCGGTGGTTAAAGGACCTAGGGTATAAAATGGAGCTTCGTCGCAGTGTTCTAATTGTTTCTCCATATTGTCTTTAATCATGTGCATGGGTACATGCCCTGGCCCCTCAATAAATACTTGAACGTCGTGTTTCCAAGCTATTTTGGCTAATTCGCCTAAGGTTTCTAACTCTGCAAACTGAGCGGCATCATTAGCGTCTGCAATAGAGCCCGGACGCAAACCATCACCAAGAGAAAAGGCTACGTCGTATTGTTTCATGATCTCGCAAATGTCTTCAAAATGCGTGTACAAAAAGTTCTCTTTATGGTGAAACAAACACCACTTTGCCATAATCGAACCACCACGAGATACAATTCCGGTAACACGTTCTGCTGTGAGGTGGATATATCGTAATAGTACTCCTGCGTGAATGGTGAAATAAGAAACCCCTTGTTCGGCTTGTTCAATTAGGGTATCTCTGAAAATCTCCCAGGTCAAATCTTCGGCAATTCCATTTACTTTCTCTAAAGCTTGGTAAATAGGCACCGTCCCGATTGGTACCGGCGAATTTCGGATGATCCATTCTCTGGTTTCATGAATGTTTTTTCCTGTAGACAAATCCATGATGGTATCTGCTCCCCATCGGCAAGCCCAAACTGCTTTTTCTACTTCTTCTTCAATAGAAGAGGTAACGGCACTATTGCCTATATTTGCATTTATTTTTACCAAAAAGTTTCTACCTACAATCATCGGTTCGCTCTCCGGGTGGTTGATGTTATTGGGTATAATGGCACGACCTCTAGCTACTTCTGCACGCACAAATTCTGGCGTAATTTTGCTCTTTGGTGTGTTGGCTCCCCAACTATGCCCTTGGTGTTGGCATTGCATGGCTTGCGTTTGGGAGTTTAGTTGCTCAATACGTTGGTTTTCGCGTATGGCTATATACTCCATTTCAGGAGTAATAATACCTTGTTTTGCATAATATAACTGCGTAACATTGGCTCCTTTTTTGGCACGAAGTGGTTTGTGTAAATACTCAAACCGAAGGCCGTCTAATTTGGCGTCAATAAGACGCTCTTTGCCATAATTGGAACTAATTTCTTTTAATTCCACTACGTCATTACGATCTAAAATCCATTGTTCGCGTATTCTTGGTATTCCTTTGCGGATATCAATGGCAATGTTTGGATCGGTATACGGGCCAGAGGTATCGTAAACGGTTACAGCGGGATTTTTTTCAATTTTTCCGTTGGACATTTTAGTGTCATCTAGTTTAATTTCGCGCATGGCTACTTTTATAGGATGTATTTCGCCATCGATATAAACTTTGGTAGAATTAGGAAAAGGAGTTCTAGAAATTTTTTCTTCGTTTGTCATTTTATTTGTATTAAAATAGATGCGGTTTAAAAGCGGGGATGGGTTTTTATTAAGGTACTATATAGACGTAGCAAAGCCTCCAAAGAAGCTTTTAGCCTCCTTGGGTTGCAGAAAGAATTAAAATTTCGTCCGATTGTGATAACTGCAGTTGGT
Proteins encoded in this region:
- the thiC gene encoding phosphomethylpyrimidine synthase ThiC, with the protein product MTNEEKISRTPFPNSTKVYIDGEIHPIKVAMREIKLDDTKMSNGKIEKNPAVTVYDTSGPYTDPNIAIDIRKGIPRIREQWILDRNDVVELKEISSNYGKERLIDAKLDGLRFEYLHKPLRAKKGANVTQLYYAKQGIITPEMEYIAIRENQRIEQLNSQTQAMQCQHQGHSWGANTPKSKITPEFVRAEVARGRAIIPNNINHPESEPMIVGRNFLVKINANIGNSAVTSSIEEEVEKAVWACRWGADTIMDLSTGKNIHETREWIIRNSPVPIGTVPIYQALEKVNGIAEDLTWEIFRDTLIEQAEQGVSYFTIHAGVLLRYIHLTAERVTGIVSRGGSIMAKWCLFHHKENFLYTHFEDICEIMKQYDVAFSLGDGLRPGSIADANDAAQFAELETLGELAKIAWKHDVQVFIEGPGHVPMHMIKDNMEKQLEHCDEAPFYTLGPLTTDIAPGYDHITSAIGAAMIGWYGCAMLCYVTPKEHLGLPNKKDVKDGVITYKIAAHAADLAKGHPGSQYRDNALSKARFEFRWNDQFNLSLDPDTAREFHDETLPAEGAKVAHFCSMCGPKFCSMKISQEIRDVAEAEKGMQEKSEEFIEQGKEIYS